From a single Wolbachia endosymbiont of Oedothorax gibbosus genomic region:
- a CDS encoding PAS domain-containing protein, with amino-acid sequence MEIYVGKEKRIANVVTQHWSDIKGSDRDWPERHEIDTAEIMESWQHCFIIEVKDQGYICENAGEKAVEFYGFEKKTRIDNKYAIDAPFLRLYKIDAVIDKLDTVIDSKCPINEEEESESVKMRQVLLPLGDKEGITHILGVITFKLL; translated from the coding sequence ATGGAAATTTATGTAGGCAAAGAAAAAAGAATAGCAAATGTGGTGACTCAACACTGGAGTGATATAAAAGGATCAGACAGAGATTGGCCAGAAAGACACGAAATAGACACTGCAGAAATAATGGAGTCATGGCAGCATTGTTTTATCATTGAAGTCAAGGATCAAGGTTATATTTGTGAAAATGCAGGAGAAAAGGCTGTTGAATTCTATGGTTTTGAGAAAAAGACGCGCATTGATAATAAATATGCAATTGATGCACCATTTTTGCGACTATATAAAATAGATGCAGTTATTGATAAACTTGATACTGTAATAGATAGTAAGTGCCCAATCAACGAAGAGGAAGAAAGTGAAAGTGTTAAAATGAGACAAGTATTGTTGCCACTTGGGGATAAAGAAGGTATAACACATATATTGGGCGTAATTACATTTAAGCTCCTTTAA
- the alaS gene encoding alanine--tRNA ligase: protein MKLSEIRERFIKFFVNNDHEQVSSSPLIPEHDPTLMFTNAGMVQFKNIFTGAQKTEMKRAVSSQKCLRAGGKHNDLENVGYTTRHHTFFEMLGNFSFGDYFKETAIEFAWKFITKELSLDKNRLSITVYHTDDEAYEIWRKISGFSSDKIIRIATDDNFWSMGSTGPCGPCSEIFYDHVNPNLQDDDRIVEIWNLVFMEFNKDEEGNLHKLPKKCIDTGMGLERIAAVMQNAHDNYDIDLFSALIDKSQEYCGRTENNVAHKIIADHLRAATFLIAEGVLPGNEGRNYVLRRLIRRAARYIHLLGYNDSLLHRIFPALIDSASSAYMGDIYPELIRAKSLIETTLKSEEENFKDTLMKGINLLEKFTTDLKSGDTLPGESAFKLYDTYGFPLDITLDILKEKKINFDQKGFDDAMGEQKERARTKWAGSGEKSVEQVWFDLIDKFGKTKFVGYEFNEVSDAKILAIVSSKNEIIDSAKEGEKITIILDKTPFYGESGGQVGDTGSLIKSDRSIIIVENTNKVNDLYLHRCIVKSGSICKGDVVTASIDKERRQTLRRNHSATHLLHFALRKILGDHVTQKGSLVAPDRLRFDFSHNTQVAQDQLFWVEDMVNSLIRENLSASTKIQSMNQAIDEGAMALFGEKYGDQVRVVNIGDSKELCGGTHVEHTGEIGLFKIVTESSVAFGVRRIEALTGQEAINYVRDNEISLKKVAEFIKVPASEIINRLNILNQERKESEAKIKNLYKKLVSAENIKSTEINGINFVSHAFTNIPANIIREFILQQQKPKTVIAFTATEKDKTVLIVKVSKDLTNRISAKELISIAVEKNCGGNPELAQTGCDGNKIDDAITAIYSKITASKD, encoded by the coding sequence ATGAAGTTAAGTGAAATCAGAGAAAGATTTATAAAATTTTTTGTAAATAATGACCACGAGCAGGTTTCTTCTTCTCCTTTGATTCCAGAACATGACCCAACGCTCATGTTCACAAATGCTGGTATGGTGCAGTTTAAAAATATTTTTACTGGTGCTCAAAAAACTGAAATGAAACGTGCTGTCTCAAGTCAAAAGTGCCTAAGAGCAGGCGGTAAACACAATGATCTGGAAAATGTTGGCTATACAACTCGGCATCACACATTTTTTGAAATGCTCGGAAATTTTAGCTTCGGTGATTACTTTAAGGAAACCGCGATAGAATTCGCGTGGAAATTTATTACTAAGGAGTTATCTCTTGATAAAAATAGACTATCCATAACCGTCTACCATACTGATGATGAGGCGTACGAGATTTGGCGTAAGATAAGTGGCTTTTCAAGTGATAAAATCATAAGAATTGCAACGGATGACAACTTTTGGAGTATGGGAAGCACTGGTCCATGCGGTCCATGCTCTGAAATTTTTTATGATCACGTAAATCCTAACCTACAAGATGACGACAGGATTGTTGAAATCTGGAATCTGGTATTCATGGAGTTTAACAAAGATGAAGAAGGTAATTTACACAAATTGCCAAAAAAATGCATCGATACTGGAATGGGCCTTGAAAGAATAGCAGCTGTTATGCAGAACGCCCATGATAACTATGATATCGACCTATTTTCTGCTTTAATAGATAAATCTCAAGAGTACTGTGGAAGAACGGAAAATAATGTAGCACATAAGATCATAGCAGATCATCTTCGTGCAGCTACATTTCTCATCGCAGAAGGAGTGCTTCCTGGAAATGAGGGCAGGAATTACGTATTACGCAGATTAATTAGGAGAGCCGCACGTTATATCCACCTGCTTGGGTATAATGATTCTCTACTCCATCGCATTTTTCCGGCGCTGATAGATAGCGCGAGTTCGGCTTATATGGGGGATATTTATCCTGAATTGATCAGAGCTAAAAGCTTAATAGAAACGACATTAAAATCAGAGGAAGAAAACTTTAAAGACACTTTGATGAAAGGTATCAATCTTCTGGAGAAATTCACTACAGATTTAAAATCGGGCGATACTTTGCCTGGAGAATCAGCGTTTAAGCTATATGACACCTATGGATTTCCTTTGGATATTACACTCGATATTTTAAAAGAGAAAAAAATAAATTTTGACCAGAAGGGTTTTGATGATGCAATGGGAGAACAAAAAGAGAGAGCACGTACTAAATGGGCTGGATCTGGTGAAAAATCTGTTGAGCAAGTATGGTTTGATTTGATCGATAAATTTGGCAAAACAAAATTTGTTGGTTATGAGTTCAATGAAGTAAGTGATGCGAAAATACTAGCTATAGTTTCCTCTAAAAATGAAATAATTGATTCTGCAAAGGAGGGAGAGAAGATAACCATTATACTTGATAAAACACCTTTTTATGGCGAGTCAGGTGGACAGGTGGGGGATACTGGCAGTCTGATCAAATCTGATAGAAGTATTATTATAGTCGAGAATACCAATAAGGTTAATGACCTATATTTGCACAGATGCATAGTTAAATCTGGCTCAATTTGTAAAGGTGATGTAGTTACAGCAAGCATCGACAAGGAAAGAAGGCAAACCTTAAGAAGAAATCATTCAGCTACGCATCTTCTGCACTTTGCATTGAGGAAAATCTTGGGTGATCATGTCACTCAAAAAGGTTCCCTAGTTGCACCAGATAGACTGAGATTCGACTTTAGTCATAACACTCAAGTTGCTCAGGATCAGTTGTTTTGGGTAGAGGATATGGTAAACTCTCTAATCAGAGAAAATCTTTCTGCATCTACAAAAATTCAAAGCATGAATCAGGCAATAGACGAAGGAGCTATGGCGTTATTTGGTGAAAAATATGGTGATCAGGTTAGAGTTGTAAATATTGGAGATTCGAAAGAGCTATGTGGTGGCACGCACGTTGAGCATACTGGAGAAATCGGTTTATTTAAGATAGTAACAGAAAGTTCTGTTGCTTTTGGAGTGAGAAGAATTGAAGCTTTAACTGGTCAAGAAGCTATTAATTATGTACGTGATAATGAAATTAGCTTAAAAAAAGTTGCAGAATTCATAAAAGTGCCAGCAAGTGAAATAATAAACCGATTAAATATTTTAAATCAAGAGCGCAAGGAATCCGAAGCTAAAATAAAAAACCTATATAAAAAGCTTGTGAGTGCAGAGAATATAAAAAGTACTGAAATAAATGGAATAAATTTTGTAAGTCATGCTTTTACCAATATTCCAGCGAATATAATAAGAGAGTTTATTTTACAGCAACAAAAACCAAAAACGGTAATAGCTTTTACGGCAACAGAAAAAGATAAAACAGTTTTGATTGTCAAGGTAAGTAAAGACTTAACTAATAGGATCAGCGCAAAAGAACTGATATCAATAGCAGTTGAAAAGAACTGTGGTGGAAATCCTGAACTTGCACAAACAGGCTGTGATGGCAATAAAATAGATGATGCCATTACAGCCATTTATAGCAAAATAACAGCTTCTAAGGACTAA
- a CDS encoding IS5 family transposase (programmed frameshift) — MRYEETKELDEEKFRRLTGVKKATFNRMVEILDEEDRRKKAKSGRKSKLCIEDRLLMALEYLREYRTYFHIGRSYGMSESTTYKIIKWIENTLVKHPDFALPGRKEVLKSDIEYEVLVIDATETPVERPKKKQKRFYSGKKKKHSIKTQIISEKESKKIICTSFSNGRKHDFRLFKESKVHILPSIKVLADSGYRGLQKIHANVELPHRKTKKHPLTKKQKQENQELASKRVVVENVIGLLKRFKIIADKYRNRRKRFGLRFNLIAGIYNLELMM, encoded by the exons ATGAGATATGAAGAAACTAAGGAGTTAGATGAAGAGAAGTTTCGTCGTCTGACAGGAGTAAAGAAGGCAACTTTCAACAGGATGGTAGAAATTTTAGATGAAGAAGATAGAAGGAAAAAAGCAAAAAGTGGGCGTAAAAGCAAGCTCTGTATAGAAGACAGGCTACTTATGGCATTGGAATATCTTCGTGAATATCGGACATATTTCCACATTGGTCGAAGTTATGGTATGAGCGAAAGTACGACCTATAAAATCATAAAGTGGATTGAAAATACATTGGTAAAACATCCGGATTTTGCATTGCCAGGGCGAAAAGAGGTTCTAAAAAGTGATATAGAATATGAGGTTTTAGTGATAGATGCAACAGAAACTCCTGTGGAAAGACCCA AAAAAAAGCAAAAAAGATTTTATTCAGGAAAAAAGAAAAAGCACAGTATAAAAACACAGATTATTTCGGAAAAAGAAAGCAAAAAGATCATTTGCACGTCTTTTTCAAATGGTAGGAAACATGATTTTCGGCTTTTTAAGGAGTCAAAAGTGCACATACTACCAAGTATCAAAGTCCTAGCAGATAGCGGTTACAGAGGTCTACAAAAAATTCACGCAAATGTTGAATTGCCACATAGAAAAACGAAAAAGCACCCATTGACTAAGAAACAAAAGCAAGAAAATCAAGAGCTTGCAAGCAAAAGAGTTGTGGTTGAGAATGTAATCGGTTTGCTTAAAAGATTTAAAATTATTGCAGATAAATATCGCAATCGGCGAAAACGTTTTGGATTGAGATTCAATTTGATAGCTGGAATTTACAATCTAGAGTTGATGATGTGA